Sequence from the Rutidosis leptorrhynchoides isolate AG116_Rl617_1_P2 chromosome 3, CSIRO_AGI_Rlap_v1, whole genome shotgun sequence genome:
AGGATGATCAAGCTCACGTCTAACCCTTCCTACTACTTCGTTTCGTTCTACATAATTTTTTATGAAGATTCTATCCTTTAATATTCGCGGGTTTAGGTCGGGTAAGAATAGTAAACTCGGGGACTGTAGAAAATTAATTTTTCGTAAAAATCCTTCTATTTGTGCTCTTCAAGAAACAAAATGCAATATAGTAGATGCAAATTGGGTGTACTCTTTGTGGGGGTCTGATGATTTTGGGTTTATACAAAAAGAAAAGGTAGGGAAGCCGGGTGGTCTTTTACTAATATGGAATAATAATGAATTTGTGGCGGAACAATCATTCACGGGGGACCATTACATTGCTGTTATGGGTAAATGGGTGGGGAAAGATGAAGTTTCTATTATTGTTAATTTATATGGTCCACATGAAGATTCTAATAAATTGAAATTGTGGACGAGCCTCGAATCCTTTATAGGTACGTATGATGTGGCTTGGTGCATATGTGGCGACTTTAATGAAGTTAGGGATTAAGTGGAAAGAAAAAATTGCGAGTTTATTGAAAGACGAGCGACGTggtttaatgattttattaatcgaCCGTGTTTAATTGAAGTGCCACTCGGGGGAAAAAGGTTTACTAGAATCTGTGATAATGGGTTAAAATTCAGCAAAATAGACAAGTTTCTGGTTTCTGAAAAGTTTAATGACTTATGGGGTGAGTTATCGGCCATCGCTTTAGAATGCAAGTTGTCGGATCATTGTCCTATTGTGTTAAGAGACCGGATAATTGATTTTGGCCCGAAACCAATAAAGGTATTTGATGAATGGTTAACAACTGAAGGGTCGGATACGGTTATTAAAGATGCATGGAGTATGAATGTTTCGGGCCAAAGACTTGATTGTGTGTTTAGAAACAAATTATAAAATGTCAAGAACGCGTTAAAGGAATGGAGCAAAGTAACTTTCGGGAAACTAGATGAAGAAATTGATGAACTAAAGGAGGCCGCGTGTAAATGGGAATGCATAGCTGAAAATAGAAATCTAACGGACGATGAACGGGAAGCATGGATGTTGACTAGGAAAAATTGGATTGCCAAAGAAAAAGTAAAATCCAACATGGCAAAACAAAATTCTCGTGTCAAGTGGGCCCTCGAAGGCGATGAAGACACCAAGTATTTCCACTCATTCATTAAGAGAGGACATTCAAAATGAAACATTCG
This genomic interval carries:
- the LOC139901310 gene encoding uncharacterized protein, producing the protein MWGGGESYSLRNSHSKSSKLKKQHRAEGRKLTNPSSSFGIGDLDDFILSFNIRGFRSGKNSKLGDCRKLIFRKNPSICALQETKCNIVDANWVYSLWGSDDFGFIQKEKVGKPGGLLLIWNNNEFVAEQSFTGDHYIAVMGKWVGKDEVSIIVNLYGPHEDSNKLKLWTSLESFIVPLGGKRFTRICDNGLKFSKIDKFLVSEKFNDLWGELSAIALECKLSDHCPIVLRDRIIDFGPKPIKNALKEWSKVTFGKLDEEIDELKEAACKWECIAENRNLTDDEREAWMLTRKNWIAKEKVKSNMAKQNSRVKWALEGDEDTKYFHSFIKRGHSK